The Coleofasciculus sp. FACHB-T130 genome contains the following window.
TAACGCTCCATCCATTTTCTGTAAACTGACGAGCAACATATCGTCCAATAAACCCTGTTACACCTGTAATTAGAACAGTTTTCATATAAAGATTTTTGATTTGTTTGTAAAATTATCTATTTATCTCATCTCTCTACTTTGTCAGTCTAAATCTCCGAACAATTTGCTAACGGCGATTGTTGGCATTCTAGTAGCGGGAAAATCTTTTTTTAATATTGCTAAATATTCATCTTCACCAGGAAGATATTGATCGCAATCTTCAGAATAATCTTTAGCTCTTACCCACTCTTGCGATCGCATATCAAATCTTTTAATGATTCGACATGGATTTCCTACCACCACGCTGAATGGAGGAATATTACAATTTACTACGGTGCAAGCCCCAATGACTGAGCCGTATCCTACTTGGACGCCTTTCAAAATAGTCACGTCTACACCTAGCCAGCAATTTGTGCCGATGTCTATTACTCCATCAGTAGTTGTTAAAGCAGTGTGATAAGGAATAAATGGGGAAGTGTATTCGTGCCCACTTCCTAACAGTTTACAGTCATTACCAATTAAACTGTAGTCACCGACTTTTATTAAAGCTCCAGCACTATAAAAGTTTCTGCGACCGATAAAACAGTTATCACCAACAATGACAGAAATTTTTTCTTTTTCTCGTTTGTTAATGACAATTACTGTTTCCGAACCGATAACTGAATTTTGACCAATTTTTACATTACCCCACCCTAGTACATGAACCGATGGATCGATATAAGAGTTTTTACCTACATTTTGCCTTTTACTAAAATGGGCTTTTAAGTTACCTCCTAGCCATTTAATCCTGTCTATTTGAGCGTCTGTTAGTTTAGATACTATAAAGCGCTTCATTGATTTTTACCCGCGATCGCTTACTACTTCTTTGCTATTTAAAATCTTCCGTTCACCTTCAGGAACTTTGCCAATAATCTGGGCTGGATTCCCCGCAACAATCGTCCAAGCAGGGACATCTTTAGTAACGACTGAGCCAGCACCGATAATTGAGCATTTTCCAATCGTCACCCCTCTTAAAATAATTGAGTTACAAGCAATCCAAACATCCTCTTCAATAATGACTGGTTTTCCATTTAGGTTTAAGTCTTTAGGAAAACCTTTTTGGATAATGTGAACAAATTGTTGATGACGCGCTACCGGAGCGAGTGGATGAGTTTGATTGTCGAATATATTTACATTATGAGCAATAATTGTTCTATCTTTTATTTCAATTAAAGTGTCTGACCAAATTCTAGAGCCTTGGGCTAAATAACAGAAATTGCCTATTTTTATTTTTCCTCCGGGAAAAGTCATTAATTGACCTTCAATGTGAGTATTTTCGCCCAGAATAATACTATTTTTATTGCGATCGTGGCTTATCAGTGAATTGTGGTCTAAAACACTTGAATTCTTGCCAATTACACACTTTTTTTTGGTTAAGTTAGCATTGATTTTAGATTTAATTTTGGAGAAAGGGTTCATCTAGTAATTACTCCTTAAACAAAACTTTTTTGGAATTTATTTTTAATTTTAGTAAACAGGCTTCTATTGTCAAAAAAGTTTTCTTGAAACAAGGAGTCCGCTTCTACATCCCGAATCATAAAAGGAGGGTGTTTTAAAGGAAAGCTAATTTCTTGTATTCCCATTTTACCTAATGGATTTTCAGTAGAAAAAGTGTGAGTTGCATTAGCTCCGAAACCAATATTTGTAATCAAATTAACTTCAGGCACTATCTTTAATCCATGTTGAAGCCAACAAGCTAGCAGCCATTGATAATCCCAGCAGGATCGATTTTTGTTTTGGTAGACATCCTGAAATATTTTTTGCCAAAACAAATAATATTTTGGTACTCTTAAGTAATTTTCTAGGAACCGATTCTCTAAAATTTCAGGCCATTGCTTAATGTCGTAATCAAAATATTTCCAGGCTCTGCGCCAAGATGCCCAACCCCAATTTCCACCAAAACAAGAAAAATAATAACTTTGTCCAGGTAACTTCCGTTCGCCTAAAAGATTGGTTCCGGCGATACTCATTACCCTTTCATCATCGCGATATTTTTCTAATAACTCCTCGCAAAACTGAAAGAAAGTTGGGTGAGGTAAACAATCATCCTCGAAAAGGATGGCTTCTTCTACTTGTTCAAATATCCAATTAATACCTGTCGCTGGACGTAAACCGCAGCCTAAATTTACATCTGAATAATTTTTTAGAATTTCGCAATCCCAATCTACAGTGTCAATAATTGCACGAGCAGCAGCGCACTTTTCTGCTTCACCTGGTTGATCGCTACGAGGGCCATCAGCAACTACTAAAAGCTTCGGCGGTTTTGCCTGACGAATTACCTCAAAAACCTTGGCTGTAGTCTCAGGTCGTTTAAAGATTAACAAAGCAACGGGAGTTTTCATGGTCACTTATCAGCAGTCATATTCTGTTTATATTCGGAGTAATGTAGGAGCATACTGGAAGCGATCGCTCCTATTTCATCTAAAGGAGTCTGAAGCGAAACATAGCGATATCGAAAAGCAGCCAATCGAGGCTCTGTCTCTTGATAGAGGATATCTTGCGCCACGTTTCCCCACCGATCCTCTGGCATCAGATCGAGAGTCATGCCAGCATGACCAGAAGGTAACAGCATATTAGAACCATGTACACCAATGACCAAGCGGCTTTGGGAATAAACTTGGCACATTTGCCTCTCAGTGTCTGAATTAAACTTGTTTACCCGCAAATCTTCAATCCAGTCGGGAAACTGAGTTTTCCTCCCCAAACCAGCGATCGCAAACTTTGCTAAAGGAACTTTAGAGCGAATCTTTAAAAATAGTTTTTGCACCCTTTCATTCTGAAGCTTGAGGGCAATATCAACCATCTTTAATTTCCTCAAAGTTTTGAAGAGAAGCGGATTACACCAAATCCGATCGTCGCGCCAAATAAAGGTTATTTGGTTTGAATCTTTATCAAAGCTATGAGTGGGAACCCGCGTAAATTTACTAATATCAAACTGACTCGGATGAGAATATGCCTTACTTACGTAAATTTTATCAAAACGCTTGGATTCCTCAGAGATAAATTGGTCAAACTTCGGATAGTAGCATTGCCCTTGCTGTAAAGGGATATTTACCGTCCAAATTTCTGTAACGCCCTCTGGAACCATCCATCTCAAGAACTTTGGGACGATGACAATTAAGCCGCAATCTGGGTAATTATTTAAATATCTTTGGACATTAAGCAGCTTTAACAAACTATGCCCATAAAGATAATCAATACAGTTTAAGATAATGACACGTTGATGCTGCTTAAAAACCTCCTTAGATATCGCAATCTCTTCAGATTGGGGGTTTTGCAGAGAGTAAAGAAGTTTTTCACCTAACCAATACTTACAGGATTCATTTCCAAAAACGTCGCTTTTTGCTAAATCAATTTGATAAGGAAAAGTGACAGCATGACCAACTTCTAAATCTTCAATAATTTCTATATTACAGGAGTCGCACTTAGATTTTACGCAAATATGCATTCCCTGCCAAAGAATACCTTGAGGCTTCAGCAGTGTACCGCTGTGGGGACAGGTGGATTTGTGCTGAATGCTTGGTTTTATTTCAATCATTGCACGATTCCTTTAATTCTTGTAGCAGCCTTATATAAATTGCAAGAACGTAAAATAAACTTACTGATTGGCTTTAAATCGGGAATTATAAAGTTGAGAACTACAGTGACAATGAAATAAGTAATCAAAGTTGCTATAGTGGCTCCAACCGCCCCATATTTAGGAATTAGATGTAAATTTAGAACTATATTTACGACTGCCCCTATAAAGGTTAAAAGTAATTCATTTTTGGCTTTTCCTTCAATCATAATAAACGCATTTCTCGCAAGACCAAAACCGCTACCAAACTGTGACCAAACATAGATTGATAATATTATTGCTGAAGCTGCATACTTATCTCCGTACAAGAAATGAACAATGTAAGTGGAAAGCAGTGAAACTGGAATTGCGATTATCAACCACAAAATTAAGGTTAAATCAAAGTAAGCCTGAAATTTTTTGAAATATTCAATCTCTCCTTGAGCCTTCGCTTCAGTGAGTTTTGGGAAAAAAGATATTTGCATGATAGAGGGAATGAAATCAAATATCTGCGATATCTTCACAGCAGCAGCATAAATGCCTAATTCATATTTAGGATCGAACTTCAGTTCTTGGGCAGAGAAGGAACCCAGCATGACCTGATCGATAGTGGAATAAATATAAATGGCGATTCCCGACACAATCAAGGGCCAACTTTCTTTGATTAAGTTCTTTG
Protein-coding sequences here:
- a CDS encoding flippase, with the protein product MLDKLSLVNQKLSPGLRKVFSNIAWLFADKILQMGLSLIVGIWVARYLGPEQFGLFNYAIAFVALLGPIANLGLDSIVVRDIVRDLSTKNETLGTSLALKLIGGAVTTLLAVGAISLLQPQDSLTHWLVGIIAAGTIFQAFETIDLWFRSQVKSKYTVVVKNCAYLLVCAVRIVLIQIKAPLIAFAWARCGELALAAVGLVIIYQNSGEDIKAWRSSLPQAKNLIKESWPLIVSGIAIYIYSTIDQVMLGSFSAQELKFDPKYELGIYAAAVKISQIFDFIPSIMQISFFPKLTEAKAQGEIEYFKKFQAYFDLTLILWLIIAIPVSLLSTYIVHFLYGDKYAASAIILSIYVWSQFGSGFGLARNAFIMIEGKAKNELLLTFIGAVVNIVLNLHLIPKYGAVGATIATLITYFIVTVVLNFIIPDLKPISKFILRSCNLYKAATRIKGIVQ
- a CDS encoding acyltransferase, translated to MKRFIVSKLTDAQIDRIKWLGGNLKAHFSKRQNVGKNSYIDPSVHVLGWGNVKIGQNSVIGSETVIVINKREKEKISVIVGDNCFIGRRNFYSAGALIKVGDYSLIGNDCKLLGSGHEYTSPFIPYHTALTTTDGVIDIGTNCWLGVDVTILKGVQVGYGSVIGACTVVNCNIPPFSVVVGNPCRIIKRFDMRSQEWVRAKDYSEDCDQYLPGEDEYLAILKKDFPATRMPTIAVSKLFGDLD
- a CDS encoding glycosyltransferase family 2 protein; the encoded protein is MKTPVALLIFKRPETTAKVFEVIRQAKPPKLLVVADGPRSDQPGEAEKCAAARAIIDTVDWDCEILKNYSDVNLGCGLRPATGINWIFEQVEEAILFEDDCLPHPTFFQFCEELLEKYRDDERVMSIAGTNLLGERKLPGQSYYFSCFGGNWGWASWRRAWKYFDYDIKQWPEILENRFLENYLRVPKYYLFWQKIFQDVYQNKNRSCWDYQWLLACWLQHGLKIVPEVNLITNIGFGANATHTFSTENPLGKMGIQEISFPLKHPPFMIRDVEADSLFQENFFDNRSLFTKIKNKFQKSFV
- a CDS encoding acyltransferase, which codes for MNPFSKIKSKINANLTKKKCVIGKNSSVLDHNSLISHDRNKNSIILGENTHIEGQLMTFPGGKIKIGNFCYLAQGSRIWSDTLIEIKDRTIIAHNVNIFDNQTHPLAPVARHQQFVHIIQKGFPKDLNLNGKPVIIEEDVWIACNSIILRGVTIGKCSIIGAGSVVTKDVPAWTIVAGNPAQIIGKVPEGERKILNSKEVVSDRG